The proteins below are encoded in one region of Flavobacterium nackdongense:
- a CDS encoding fumarate hydratase yields the protein MDFIYQDPYPILKDDTQYRKITSDFVKTEKLGDREILTVEPKGLELLAQEALNDVSFMLRTAHLEKLKAILDDPEATDNDRFVAYNLLQNAAVAIDGELPSCQDTGTAIVVAKKGENVYTGVDDAEWLSKGIFNTYQERNLRYSQIVPISMFEEKNSGSNLPAQIDIYAKKGASYEFLFLAKGGGSANKTYLYQQTKSLLNEKSLDAFIRAKIMDLGTSACPPYHLALVIGGTSAEANLAAVKKASAGYFDHLPTSGNMAGQAFRDLEWEKRVQLICQQSAIGAQFGGKYFTHDVRVIRLPRHAASCPVGMGVSCSADRNIKGKITKDGIFVEQLEVNPSQFLPEIAPHLEPAVEIDLNQPMADILKKLSQYPIKTRLKLNGTLIVARDIAHAKIKELLDAGKPMPEYFKNHPVYYAGPAKTPEGMPSGSFGPTTAGRMDVYVEEFQKNGGSMVMLAKGNRTKTVKDACKAYGGFYLGSIGGPAAILAKENILSVEVVDFEELGMEAVRKITIKDFPAFIITDDKGNDFFENL from the coding sequence ATGGACTTTATATATCAGGATCCTTACCCCATTTTAAAAGACGATACCCAATACCGTAAAATCACGTCTGATTTTGTAAAAACTGAAAAACTAGGCGATAGAGAAATCTTGACAGTTGAACCAAAAGGATTGGAATTATTGGCTCAGGAAGCCTTGAATGACGTTTCTTTTATGTTGCGAACAGCACATTTAGAAAAATTAAAAGCCATTCTTGACGATCCAGAAGCGACGGACAACGATCGTTTTGTGGCTTATAATTTATTGCAAAACGCAGCGGTGGCGATTGACGGTGAATTGCCTTCTTGTCAGGACACCGGGACGGCGATTGTAGTGGCTAAAAAAGGCGAAAATGTATACACAGGTGTCGATGATGCCGAATGGCTTTCTAAGGGGATTTTTAACACTTATCAAGAAAGAAACCTTCGTTATTCTCAGATTGTACCCATCAGTATGTTTGAAGAGAAAAATTCAGGTTCGAATCTTCCGGCGCAGATTGATATTTATGCCAAAAAAGGAGCGTCGTACGAGTTTTTGTTCTTGGCAAAAGGCGGTGGCTCTGCCAATAAAACCTATTTATACCAACAAACAAAATCGCTATTGAATGAAAAATCTTTGGATGCTTTCATTCGTGCCAAAATAATGGATTTAGGAACTTCGGCTTGTCCGCCCTATCACTTGGCTTTAGTGATTGGAGGAACTTCTGCGGAAGCAAATCTAGCTGCCGTTAAAAAAGCCTCGGCAGGTTATTTTGATCATTTGCCAACTTCTGGAAATATGGCCGGTCAGGCATTCCGTGATTTAGAATGGGAGAAAAGAGTACAGTTAATTTGCCAACAAAGCGCCATTGGAGCTCAATTTGGAGGTAAATATTTCACGCACGATGTTCGCGTTATTCGTTTGCCACGCCACGCTGCTTCTTGTCCGGTTGGAATGGGAGTTTCGTGTTCTGCTGATAGAAATATTAAAGGAAAAATCACGAAAGATGGTATTTTCGTAGAACAATTAGAAGTAAATCCGAGCCAATTTTTGCCGGAAATAGCGCCACATTTGGAACCAGCAGTCGAAATTGATTTGAATCAACCTATGGCTGATATTCTGAAAAAACTATCACAATATCCGATTAAAACACGTTTGAAATTGAACGGAACTTTGATCGTAGCTCGTGATATTGCTCACGCCAAAATCAAAGAATTATTGGATGCGGGTAAACCAATGCCAGAATACTTCAAAAACCACCCTGTTTATTACGCAGGACCGGCAAAAACACCAGAAGGAATGCCATCAGGAAGTTTTGGACCAACAACAGCGGGTAGAATGGACGTTTATGTAGAAGAATTCCAAAAGAATGGAGGCAGTATGGTGATGCTTGCCAAAGGAAACAGAACTAAAACCGTTAAAGATGCTTGTAAAGCTTACGGTGGATTCTATTTGGGATCTATTGGAGGTCCTGCGGCTATTTTGGCCAAAGAGAACATCCTTTCGGTTGAAGTAGTTGATTTTGAAGAATTAGGTATGGAAGCCGTTCGAAAAATCACCATCAAAGATTTCCCTGCTTTTATTATCACCGACGATAAAGGAAATGATTTCTTTGAGAATTTGTAA
- a CDS encoding BrxA/BrxB family bacilliredoxin translates to MYPQEMVLPMQAELTSVGFQDLHSAQAVDAAIKTEGTTLVVVNSVCGCAARNARPGSAMSLDNTKKPDHLVTVFAGVDKEAVDAARQHMFPFPPSSPSIALFKDGELVHMLERHHIEGRPAEMIADNLKDAFNEFC, encoded by the coding sequence ATGTATCCACAAGAAATGGTTTTACCAATGCAAGCTGAATTAACTTCCGTTGGTTTTCAAGATTTACATAGTGCCCAAGCGGTAGATGCCGCAATAAAAACAGAAGGAACAACATTAGTGGTTGTAAATTCGGTTTGTGGTTGTGCTGCAAGAAATGCTCGCCCAGGGTCGGCAATGAGTTTAGACAACACCAAAAAACCAGATCATTTAGTGACTGTTTTTGCTGGAGTTGATAAAGAAGCTGTTGATGCTGCGAGACAACATATGTTCCCTTTTCCTCCTTCATCGCCAAGCATTGCCTTGTTCAAAGATGGCGAATTGGTTCATATGCTAGAGCGTCATCACATCGAAGGACGACCTGCTGAAATGATAGCAGACAATTTGAAAGATGCTTTCAACGAGTTTTGCTAA
- the mgtE gene encoding magnesium transporter, whose translation MEFKISKELIQELEQLIQSKNDQQLEVLLNDMHHADFAEILDEVSIEEATYIFKVLDSEKTAEILLELEDDLREKILSRLSPKEIAEELDELETNDAADIIGELSKDRKAEVISELQDIEHAKGIVDLLRYDEDTAGGIMHKELVKVNENWNVMTCVKEMRIQAENISKVHSIYVVDDDNKLKGRLSLKDLLTAPTTKTPISEFYIRKLNYVDVETADVEVARIMDKYDLEAIPVVDELGRLVGRITIDDVIDVIKDEIEKRDTEDIQKFGGLEALELPYVQTRLFEMVKKRATWLVVLFLGEMFTASAMGFFEGEIEKAVVLALFVPLIISSGGNSGSQAATLIIRAMALKELDLKDWWFVMKKEIASGFLLGSILGIVGFIRIMIWQQTGLYQYGIHWFAVAMTVSISLVFIVLWGTLSGSMIPFLLKKLKLDPATSSAPFVATLVDVTGLVIYFTIASLLLKGKLL comes from the coding sequence ATGGAGTTTAAAATCAGCAAAGAGCTAATTCAAGAATTAGAGCAACTTATTCAAAGTAAAAACGACCAGCAATTGGAAGTTTTATTGAATGATATGCACCATGCTGATTTTGCCGAAATACTAGATGAGGTCAGTATTGAGGAAGCAACCTATATTTTCAAGGTGTTGGATTCTGAAAAAACTGCTGAAATACTTCTGGAATTAGAAGACGATTTGCGCGAAAAAATATTGAGTCGACTGTCGCCAAAAGAAATCGCCGAAGAACTTGACGAACTCGAAACCAATGACGCCGCTGATATTATTGGAGAACTTTCAAAGGATAGAAAAGCGGAGGTAATATCTGAACTGCAAGATATTGAACATGCCAAAGGTATTGTTGATTTGTTGCGTTATGACGAAGATACTGCGGGTGGGATTATGCACAAAGAATTGGTTAAAGTCAACGAGAATTGGAACGTGATGACTTGCGTCAAGGAGATGCGAATTCAAGCCGAAAACATTTCCAAAGTACATTCCATTTACGTTGTTGATGATGATAATAAACTCAAAGGGCGTTTGTCTCTGAAAGATTTGTTGACAGCACCAACAACAAAAACGCCTATCAGTGAATTTTACATTCGAAAACTCAATTATGTAGATGTTGAAACGGCCGATGTCGAGGTGGCTCGAATAATGGATAAATATGACCTCGAAGCTATTCCTGTTGTAGATGAATTAGGGCGTTTGGTCGGTCGAATCACGATAGATGATGTGATTGATGTTATAAAAGATGAGATAGAAAAAAGAGATACCGAAGATATTCAAAAGTTTGGGGGTTTGGAAGCTCTTGAATTACCTTATGTTCAAACTAGACTTTTCGAAATGGTAAAAAAACGCGCCACTTGGCTTGTTGTTTTATTTCTTGGAGAAATGTTTACTGCCTCAGCTATGGGATTTTTTGAAGGAGAAATAGAAAAAGCAGTCGTTTTGGCATTATTCGTACCTCTTATTATTTCGAGTGGCGGAAACTCAGGTTCACAAGCTGCGACTTTGATTATTCGCGCCATGGCATTGAAAGAATTAGATCTAAAAGATTGGTGGTTTGTAATGAAAAAAGAAATCGCTTCCGGATTTTTATTGGGTTCTATATTGGGAATTGTGGGATTTATTCGAATTATGATTTGGCAGCAGACCGGATTGTATCAATATGGAATTCATTGGTTTGCTGTTGCAATGACGGTTTCCATTTCCTTAGTATTTATTGTTTTATGGGGTACACTTTCAGGCTCTATGATTCCCTTTTTATTAAAAAAACTCAAGCTAGACCCTGCCACTTCATCAGCGCCATTTGTGGCAACTTTAGTTGACGTTACTGGTTTGGTCATTTATTTTACAATCGCCTCATTATTATTGAAAGGCAAATTATTATAA
- a CDS encoding Nramp family divalent metal transporter translates to MSKSLEEVNQSVATQNKTSTFRKILAFFGPAYLISVGYMDPGNWATDIAGGSQFGYALLWVLLMSNMMALLLQSLSARLGIVTQRDLAQASRETYSPFINYILYFLAEIAIAACDLAEVLGMAIGINLLFDIPLIDAVIITVLDTFLLLFLINKGIRKMEAFIIALVAIIGISFIFEMIFAQPEMGKVVQGLIPSMPNSAALYIAIGIIGATVMPHNLYLHSSLVQTRKFDRSVAGIKQALKYNLIDSTIALNLAFFVNAAILILAAATFYKNGMFEVAEIQDAHQFLAPILGTKWAPILFAVALIAAGQSSTITGTLAGQIVMEGYLNLRIQPWVRRIITRLIAIVPAVIVISIFGESVTGKLLILSQVILSLQLGFAIIPLIHFVSDKSKMKGFHISTLTQIGSWIVATIIVSLNVKLVYNEIVGWLETAENPIVLWLTVVPMAFGFLILLLYIVFKPFITKTKLEFQNHSPHNLDLQFSDIARYNTKRIAITVDFTSADAVAINSAFELGGIEAKYTLIHVVETVGAMVYGKNIEDHETLIDEKLLAEYKEMLSEKGFKVKTKLGFGKPYKVIPAIINKGGFDVLVMGTHGHTGFKDLLFGTTVDKLRHQISIPLFIVKI, encoded by the coding sequence ATGAGCAAATCTTTAGAAGAAGTAAATCAATCGGTAGCCACACAAAATAAAACCTCGACTTTCAGAAAAATTCTTGCCTTTTTTGGCCCCGCTTATTTAATTAGTGTGGGGTATATGGATCCCGGAAACTGGGCGACTGATATTGCTGGTGGAAGTCAGTTTGGGTATGCCTTACTTTGGGTTTTGTTAATGAGTAATATGATGGCCTTGCTTTTGCAAAGTTTGAGTGCCCGATTGGGGATTGTAACCCAACGTGATTTAGCGCAAGCTTCTCGCGAAACCTATTCGCCTTTTATCAATTATATTCTTTATTTTTTGGCTGAAATTGCCATTGCGGCTTGCGATCTAGCTGAGGTTTTGGGAATGGCAATCGGAATCAATTTATTGTTCGACATCCCGCTGATTGATGCAGTAATTATTACCGTTTTGGATACATTTTTATTGCTTTTCTTAATCAATAAAGGCATCCGAAAAATGGAAGCATTCATTATCGCATTGGTCGCTATCATCGGAATTTCATTTATTTTCGAAATGATTTTTGCCCAACCCGAGATGGGTAAAGTGGTGCAAGGGTTAATTCCGTCGATGCCTAATTCGGCTGCGCTTTACATCGCCATCGGGATTATTGGAGCTACGGTTATGCCTCACAATTTATATTTGCATTCTTCTCTTGTTCAAACCCGAAAATTTGACCGAAGTGTGGCGGGTATCAAACAAGCTTTGAAATACAATTTAATCGATAGTACGATTGCATTGAACCTAGCTTTTTTTGTCAATGCCGCGATTTTAATATTGGCAGCAGCCACATTCTACAAAAATGGAATGTTTGAAGTGGCCGAAATTCAAGATGCGCATCAGTTTTTGGCCCCAATTTTAGGTACAAAATGGGCCCCAATTTTGTTTGCCGTTGCCTTGATTGCGGCAGGACAAAGCTCCACCATTACGGGAACTTTGGCAGGACAAATCGTGATGGAAGGCTATTTAAATCTAAGGATTCAGCCTTGGGTAAGAAGAATTATTACCCGATTGATCGCGATTGTGCCTGCGGTAATAGTTATTTCTATTTTTGGCGAAAGCGTAACCGGAAAATTGCTGATTTTGAGTCAGGTTATTTTGAGTTTGCAATTGGGTTTTGCTATTATTCCGCTGATACATTTTGTATCGGATAAATCAAAAATGAAAGGTTTTCACATTAGTACATTGACTCAAATTGGTTCTTGGATTGTAGCTACCATTATTGTTTCCTTGAATGTAAAATTGGTGTATAATGAAATTGTGGGCTGGCTCGAAACTGCGGAAAATCCAATTGTTTTGTGGCTTACAGTGGTGCCTATGGCTTTCGGATTTTTGATTTTGCTGTTGTATATCGTGTTCAAACCTTTTATAACCAAAACTAAACTTGAATTTCAAAATCACTCTCCACATAATTTAGATCTCCAATTTTCAGATATTGCAAGGTATAATACAAAGCGTATTGCTATTACGGTCGATTTCACTTCTGCCGATGCGGTAGCGATAAACAGTGCCTTTGAATTGGGCGGAATCGAAGCTAAGTACACCTTGATTCACGTAGTAGAAACGGTGGGAGCGATGGTTTACGGTAAGAATATCGAAGATCACGAAACCTTAATTGACGAAAAATTATTGGCCGAATACAAGGAAATGCTTTCTGAAAAAGGATTTAAGGTGAAAACCAAATTAGGTTTTGGCAAACCTTATAAAGTAATTCCAGCGATCATCAACAAAGGAGGTTTTGATGTTTTGGTAATGGGTACGCACGGTCACACGGGTTTCAAAGATTTACTTTTTGGAACTACTGTCGATAAGTTGCGACACCAGATTTCGATTCCGCTATTTATTGTGAAAATTTAA
- a CDS encoding transporter — protein sequence MKKSLFLLFLLPVLNTNLIAQDLPSIQTDRPDQTECPFITPRHYFQLENGFSYEKNNFQSELIVVPSTLTRFGITNYFELRLITEFVISRENELNYSGINPILIGFKTRLLEEKGIIPTTSLIAHIGFPEVASSDYRANYYYPEFRFTMQHTLSDRQTLSYNLGAEWNGIDKKPTFIYTLTTGYSLTEKIGAYIEFYGFIPQIGEADHRFDLGLTYLFNPNHQFDVSGGFGLSANSPEYYLALGYSFRFKT from the coding sequence ATGAAAAAATCGCTCTTTCTATTATTCTTGTTGCCCGTTCTAAACACCAATTTGATTGCCCAAGATTTACCTTCTATTCAAACTGACAGGCCTGATCAAACGGAATGTCCATTTATTACACCCCGACACTATTTTCAGCTTGAAAATGGGTTTTCCTATGAAAAGAATAATTTCCAATCCGAACTAATTGTTGTGCCTTCGACCTTAACTCGTTTTGGGATCACCAATTATTTTGAATTGCGATTGATTACCGAATTTGTAATTTCTAGAGAAAACGAACTCAATTATTCTGGCATTAACCCCATTTTAATTGGCTTCAAAACAAGACTTTTAGAAGAAAAAGGAATCATTCCAACCACTTCACTGATTGCCCATATTGGATTCCCTGAAGTAGCTTCGAGTGATTATCGAGCCAATTATTATTATCCTGAATTTCGATTTACGATGCAACACACCCTAAGCGATAGGCAAACCCTAAGTTATAATTTGGGCGCCGAATGGAATGGAATTGACAAAAAACCCACTTTTATCTACACCTTAACAACAGGATATTCGTTGACGGAAAAGATAGGGGCTTACATCGAATTCTATGGATTTATACCACAAATTGGGGAGGCAGATCACCGGTTTGATCTCGGTTTGACCTATTTATTCAATCCTAATCATCAATTTGATGTTTCAGGAGGATTTGGTTTATCGGCCAATTCTCCGGAATATTACCTTGCTTTGGGCTATTCGTTTCGATTTAAAACCTAG
- a CDS encoding 3'-5' exonuclease gives MIEKINLNNILFLDIETIPEVADFNSLDDEMKALWENKTQYQRKDEYTPEDFYDRAGIWAEFGKIVCISVGYFTIKGDVRNFRVTSFFGDEKKILHDFINLLNNHFNQPQHVLCGHNAKEFDIPFIARRMIINNIAIPNKLNLFGKKPWEIPHLDTLELWKFGDYKHFTSLKLMCKVLGIPSPKGDIDGSQVGHVFYVDKDIDRIVTYCEKDTIAVAQIFLRLRREDLLIEEEIIHV, from the coding sequence ATGATAGAAAAAATCAACCTCAACAACATCTTGTTTCTCGATATCGAAACAATTCCAGAAGTAGCCGATTTTAATTCTTTGGATGATGAAATGAAAGCACTTTGGGAAAACAAAACCCAATACCAGCGCAAAGACGAATACACACCAGAAGATTTTTATGACCGTGCCGGAATTTGGGCAGAATTTGGAAAAATAGTCTGTATTTCTGTGGGTTATTTTACTATCAAAGGTGATGTTCGGAATTTTCGTGTGACATCCTTTTTTGGAGATGAAAAGAAAATTCTGCACGATTTCATCAATCTGTTGAACAATCATTTCAACCAACCGCAACACGTTTTGTGTGGTCATAATGCAAAGGAATTCGACATTCCGTTCATCGCACGCCGAATGATTATTAACAACATTGCCATTCCCAACAAGCTGAATTTGTTTGGCAAAAAACCTTGGGAAATTCCGCATTTAGACACTTTGGAATTGTGGAAATTTGGTGATTACAAACATTTTACTTCCTTGAAATTAATGTGTAAAGTCCTTGGAATTCCTTCTCCAAAAGGCGACATCGACGGCAGTCAAGTAGGTCACGTTTTTTATGTGGACAAAGACATCGATCGTATTGTAACTTATTGTGAAAAAGATACGATTGCTGTGGCACAGATTTTCCTTCGGTTAAGGCGCGAAGATTTATTGATTGAGGAGGAAATTATTCACGTTTAA
- the rsmA gene encoding 16S rRNA (adenine(1518)-N(6)/adenine(1519)-N(6))-dimethyltransferase RsmA: protein MEKVKAKKHLGQHFLKDESVAKAIADTLSLEGYDDVLEIGPGMGVLTKYLLEKPINTYVIEIDTESVDYLDANYPKLHGKIISKDFLKYDVNEVFGGKQFAIIGNFPYNISTQIVFRTLELRDQIPEFSGMFQKEVAERICEKKGSKTYGILSVLAQAFYDTEYLFTVDEHVFIPPPKVKSGVMRMRRKENYSLPCGEKLFFTVVKTAFQQRRKTLRNSLKTLNLSDSLREDEVFNLRPEQLSVEQFIALTQKIEADGV from the coding sequence ATGGAAAAAGTAAAAGCCAAAAAACACCTCGGGCAACATTTCTTGAAAGACGAAAGCGTAGCAAAAGCCATTGCCGACACCTTGAGTCTCGAAGGTTATGATGACGTATTAGAAATCGGTCCGGGAATGGGCGTTTTGACCAAGTATTTATTGGAAAAACCAATCAACACCTACGTTATCGAAATCGACACGGAATCGGTGGATTATTTGGATGCCAATTATCCCAAATTGCACGGAAAAATCATCTCTAAAGATTTCTTGAAATACGATGTCAACGAAGTTTTTGGCGGAAAGCAGTTTGCTATTATAGGCAATTTTCCCTATAATATTTCCACACAAATTGTCTTTCGCACTTTAGAATTGCGCGATCAAATTCCAGAATTTTCGGGTATGTTCCAGAAAGAAGTCGCCGAACGCATCTGCGAGAAAAAAGGGAGCAAGACCTATGGAATTCTTTCGGTTTTGGCACAAGCCTTTTACGATACTGAATATTTATTCACGGTCGATGAGCACGTTTTTATTCCGCCACCTAAGGTGAAATCGGGAGTGATGCGCATGCGAAGAAAAGAAAATTACAGTTTGCCTTGCGGTGAAAAATTATTTTTTACGGTGGTCAAAACTGCTTTCCAGCAACGCAGAAAAACCTTGAGAAATAGTTTAAAAACACTAAATTTGTCCGATAGTTTAAGAGAGGACGAAGTTTTTAACCTGCGTCCGGAACAACTTAGTGTCGAGCAATTTATCGCTCTGACCCAAAAAATAGAAGCCGATGGAGTTTAA
- a CDS encoding nucleoside recognition domain-containing protein — translation MVLSRFWLVIFISSIAFVIFSLFSGNSYTIDNVLNGKKDDPILISEKYIDQIPIFIKDSINKSEEKTFIINRDTLNADTTYVYKNKVVKIFSGVQKSDGLLPTCKSTLLDLILPLMAYLAFFCGLMELLIISGVSEKLAKALSPVFVKVFPSIPKNHPSISYMTLNFAANFLGLDSAATPFGLKAMESLQEINPEKDKASDAQIMFMCLHASGLTLIATSIIGYRAAAGASNPADVMLPCIITSFIGTIAAFLIVGIKQKINFKSASLVTGLMVLIAAIIGLLMYVNHLDLIGKNYFTSNLSALILVSIIIFTLIFSFLKEKKFTEANTTVYEAFVVGANNGVKTGVTIFPYVLGMLVAISLFRNSGLFEIISNWIAFAFSNMGVSKEITDALPVALLRPFSSAGSRGFLIDSMNTFGADSMTGRLSSIFQCSAESTFYVIAVYFGSVNIKNTRYALGTMLLVDVICVITAIFVASWFF, via the coding sequence ATGGTATTAAGTAGATTTTGGTTGGTTATTTTCATTTCGTCGATTGCATTTGTGATTTTCAGTTTGTTTTCTGGCAACAGTTATACGATTGACAATGTTTTGAATGGAAAAAAAGACGATCCTATTTTGATTTCTGAAAAATATATCGATCAGATTCCTATTTTTATAAAAGACAGCATCAATAAATCGGAAGAAAAGACCTTTATTATCAATAGAGATACACTAAATGCTGATACTACTTATGTGTATAAAAATAAAGTAGTTAAAATTTTTAGTGGTGTTCAAAAATCTGATGGATTATTGCCCACTTGTAAAAGCACTTTACTCGATTTGATCTTGCCATTGATGGCCTATTTAGCCTTTTTCTGTGGCTTGATGGAACTTTTAATCATTTCGGGAGTGTCAGAAAAACTGGCAAAAGCCCTGAGTCCGGTATTTGTAAAAGTGTTTCCAAGTATTCCCAAAAATCACCCTTCGATTTCCTATATGACTTTAAATTTTGCTGCCAATTTCTTAGGGTTGGATTCCGCTGCTACTCCTTTTGGATTGAAAGCTATGGAAAGTTTACAAGAAATAAATCCCGAAAAAGATAAGGCCAGCGATGCGCAAATTATGTTTATGTGTTTGCATGCTTCAGGACTTACTTTAATTGCAACTTCTATTATTGGGTATCGCGCTGCCGCCGGCGCCAGCAATCCTGCCGACGTGATGTTGCCTTGTATTATTACCTCTTTTATTGGCACCATTGCTGCTTTCTTGATTGTTGGAATCAAACAAAAAATTAATTTCAAAAGTGCTTCTTTAGTTACTGGTTTAATGGTGCTAATAGCGGCCATTATCGGACTTTTAATGTACGTAAACCATCTCGATTTAATTGGCAAAAACTATTTCACTTCTAATCTTTCGGCTTTAATATTAGTAAGTATTATCATTTTTACCTTGATTTTTTCTTTCCTTAAAGAAAAGAAATTTACCGAGGCCAATACGACTGTTTATGAAGCCTTTGTGGTAGGCGCCAATAATGGTGTAAAAACAGGAGTTACTATTTTTCCTTATGTTCTGGGAATGTTGGTGGCAATTTCGTTATTTAGAAACAGTGGACTATTTGAAATTATTAGCAATTGGATTGCTTTTGCCTTTTCGAATATGGGAGTGAGCAAAGAAATCACTGATGCTTTGCCCGTAGCCTTATTAAGACCTTTTAGTTCTGCAGGTTCAAGAGGGTTTTTGATCGATTCGATGAATACTTTTGGTGCCGATTCTATGACGGGAAGATTGAGTAGTATTTTTCAATGCAGTGCCGAAAGTACCTTTTACGTGATTGCGGTTTACTTTGGTTCTGTCAATATCAAAAATACCCGATACGCTTTAGGAACGATGCTTTTAGTGGACGTGATTTGCGTGATTACAGCAATTTTTGTGGCGAGCTGGTTTTTTTAA
- the tnpA gene encoding IS200/IS605 family transposase — protein MANTYHQVYIQVVFAVKYREAIITNEWKSTLFGVIGNLINGTGSKTIIVNGVEDHVHCFLGLKPTVSISELMKTVKAKSSKYINDHHLTKSRFEWQEGYGAFSYSHSQIDAVYKYILNQEEHHKKQTFKEEYLEFLDKFQVTFDERYVFEDLI, from the coding sequence ATGGCAAACACCTATCATCAAGTTTATATTCAGGTTGTTTTTGCGGTAAAATACCGTGAAGCTATTATTACCAATGAATGGAAATCTACATTATTTGGCGTAATTGGCAATTTGATAAATGGAACAGGGTCTAAAACAATAATTGTTAATGGTGTTGAAGATCACGTTCATTGTTTTTTAGGTTTAAAACCAACAGTTTCTATTTCGGAACTAATGAAAACGGTGAAAGCCAAATCATCAAAATATATTAATGACCATCATTTGACCAAATCTAGATTTGAATGGCAGGAAGGTTATGGAGCTTTTTCTTATAGTCATTCTCAAATTGATGCCGTTTACAAATATATTCTTAATCAAGAAGAACATCACAAGAAACAAACTTTTAAAGAAGAATATTTGGAATTTTTAGATAAATTTCAAGTAACTTTTGATGAAAGATATGTTTTTGAAGACTTAATATGA
- a CDS encoding DUF4286 family protein, with protein sequence MIIYNVTTNIHESVHDQWMIWMQHKHIPEMLATGKFSSAKMARVLIEEEMGGITYSVQYTTDSKETLQKYYSEDAPTLRQEGGKLFGEKMLSFRTELEVILER encoded by the coding sequence ATGATAATTTACAACGTTACCACAAACATACACGAAAGTGTTCACGACCAATGGATGATTTGGATGCAACACAAACACATACCGGAAATGCTGGCCACGGGAAAATTCTCTTCGGCCAAAATGGCACGCGTTTTAATTGAAGAAGAAATGGGAGGAATCACTTATTCGGTTCAATACACGACGGACAGCAAGGAAACTTTGCAAAAATATTACTCGGAAGATGCACCAACATTGCGTCAAGAAGGAGGTAAATTATTTGGAGAGAAAATGTTATCTTTCAGAACAGAATTAGAAGTGATTTTGGAGCGTTAA